One genomic segment of uncultured Desulfobacter sp. includes these proteins:
- a CDS encoding chorismate-binding protein, which yields MVVNRLEQSWQSRPFFALVQAGDHQVVSTSPERFFKVEDQTVETRPIKRTIARGNTSEQDREIAKILSLSTKDDAELTMIVDLMRNGLSRVTEHDSVEVTGHNHLELYDNMFNLVSVVEGCLKERGAA from the coding sequence ATTGTCGTAAATCGGCTTGAACAGTCCTGGCAGTCCCGCCCTTTTTTTGCCCTTGTCCAGGCCGGGGACCACCAGGTGGTCTCTACGTCGCCCGAACGCTTTTTCAAAGTTGAGGATCAGACTGTTGAGACACGCCCTATCAAGAGAACTATTGCCCGTGGGAACACATCTGAACAGGACAGGGAAATCGCGAAAATCTTATCCCTGAGCACCAAAGATGATGCTGAACTGACCATGATTGTGGACCTGATGCGCAATGGTCTGTCCCGGGTCACAGAACATGATTCGGTGGAGGTGACAGGCCACAACCATTTGGAATTATATGACAATATGTTTAATCTTGTATCTGTGGTTGAAGGTTGCCTGAAAGAGAGAGGGGCTGCGTAG
- a CDS encoding MBL fold metallo-hydrolase, which translates to MIIQKLEVGPIMANCYIVGCEDTKQAAVIDPGDDADRILMALAKAELKVKYLINTHGHFDHVGANKKMKDATAAQIAIHPDDESMLLDLSNHAAMFGLGAENSPPADIHLKDGDTITFGNISFKVIHTPGHSPGGICLYTPGQLFVGDTLFMGSIGRTDLPGGDYDTLISSIKTKLLNLDEKTIVYPGHGPETSIANEKRMNPFLR; encoded by the coding sequence TTGATTATACAAAAACTTGAAGTCGGCCCCATTATGGCCAACTGCTATATTGTCGGCTGTGAAGATACAAAACAGGCAGCTGTCATTGACCCAGGCGATGATGCAGACCGAATCCTCATGGCCCTTGCCAAAGCTGAACTGAAGGTAAAGTATTTGATCAATACCCATGGTCATTTTGACCATGTTGGTGCAAATAAGAAAATGAAGGACGCTACTGCTGCTCAGATTGCCATTCATCCTGATGATGAATCAATGCTTTTGGACCTGTCCAATCATGCTGCCATGTTTGGTCTTGGGGCAGAAAATTCTCCGCCTGCCGATATTCATCTCAAAGACGGCGATACGATTACCTTTGGCAATATTTCTTTTAAGGTGATTCACACCCCGGGGCACTCACCCGGAGGCATCTGCCTTTACACGCCCGGTCAACTGTTTGTCGGAGACACCCTTTTTATGGGTTCAATCGGACGTACCGACCTTCCCGGCGGTGATTATGACACCCTGATATCTTCCATTAAGACCAAATTGCTGAATTTGGACGAAAAGACCATTGTCTATCCCGGACATGGGCCTGAGACCTCCATTGCCAATGAAAAGCGGATGAATCCCTTTCTCAGGTAA
- the nusB gene encoding transcription antitermination factor NusB, protein MGDRRKSRELALQALFAFDLTKTDSGSQMDDFLEQHGEELSEPSRLFFQTLVEGVLENRKKIDALLDQWAKNWKISRMPAVDRNIMRIAVFEMLNLPDIPSSVSINEAVEIGKKFGTRDSGPFINGVLDRIRAQYEP, encoded by the coding sequence ATGGGCGACAGGCGTAAATCCAGAGAACTGGCCCTGCAGGCCCTGTTTGCTTTTGATCTGACTAAAACGGATTCGGGGTCTCAAATGGATGACTTCCTTGAACAGCACGGGGAAGAATTAAGTGAACCTTCACGTCTTTTTTTTCAAACGCTTGTAGAAGGGGTGCTGGAGAACCGCAAAAAGATAGACGCGCTTTTGGACCAATGGGCCAAGAATTGGAAAATTTCCCGTATGCCGGCAGTGGACAGAAATATCATGCGTATTGCCGTGTTTGAAATGCTTAATTTGCCGGATATCCCGTCATCCGTATCCATTAATGAGGCGGTTGAAATCGGCAAAAAATTTGGCACCCGGGATTCCGGGCCGTTCATCAACGGGGTCCTGGACCGGATTCGGGCCCAGTATGAGCCATAG
- the ribE gene encoding 6,7-dimethyl-8-ribityllumazine synthase produces the protein MPQIIEANLDAKGKKFGIIAARFNDFIVEKLVSGALDCLIRSGAQDQDIAIIKVPGAFEIPLAAAKMAALKKYDAIICLGAVIRGATTHYDYVCAEVSKGIASVSLEAKVPVMFGILTTETIEQAIERAGTKSGNKGFDVAMGAIEMANLCATME, from the coding sequence ATGCCTCAGATAATTGAAGCCAATTTAGATGCCAAGGGCAAAAAATTTGGTATTATTGCCGCAAGATTCAATGACTTTATTGTGGAGAAGCTTGTGTCAGGCGCTTTGGATTGTCTGATCAGAAGCGGTGCACAGGATCAGGATATTGCCATCATCAAGGTCCCTGGTGCCTTTGAAATTCCTTTGGCGGCAGCCAAAATGGCTGCCTTGAAAAAATATGACGCCATTATCTGTTTAGGTGCCGTGATCCGCGGGGCCACAACCCATTATGATTATGTGTGTGCCGAAGTGTCCAAGGGTATTGCTTCCGTCAGCCTTGAGGCTAAAGTGCCGGTGATGTTTGGTATTCTCACAACTGAAACCATTGAGCAGGCCATTGAACGTGCCGGTACAAAATCCGGTAACAAGGGCTTTGATGTGGCCATGGGCGCTATTGAAATGGCAAACCTGTGCGCGACTATGGAATAG
- a CDS encoding bifunctional 3,4-dihydroxy-2-butanone-4-phosphate synthase/GTP cyclohydrolase II, whose amino-acid sequence MPHLTIEQAIDDIKKGKMVILVDDEDRENEGDLTMAAEAVTPEAINFMATYGRGLICLSLDSSIADKLDLPMMVDHNTSQYGTGFTVSIEAKRGVTTGISAADRATTILTAVDDETGPQDIARPGHIFPLRARDGGVMVRIGQTEGSVDLARLAGLKPAGVICEIMDDDGTMARMPSLEEFAKKHGIGICTVADLVKYRLKTENFVKRAAETVIPTRVGGEFRIIAYENDIDNLTHIALVKGEIDPEKDILVRVHSECMTGDIFSSLRCDCQDQLRRAMKMLDEEGSGVILYLRQEGRGIGLVNKLKAYEYQRQGLDTVQANEALGFSADLRDYGVGAQMLVDLGVRKMRLLTNNPKKMVGLEGYGLSVVEQVPIEVAPNCYNQGYLKCKQAKMGHLLHIK is encoded by the coding sequence ATGCCCCATTTAACCATTGAACAAGCGATTGACGATATAAAAAAAGGAAAGATGGTCATCCTGGTGGATGACGAGGACAGGGAGAACGAAGGGGATTTAACAATGGCGGCCGAGGCCGTAACTCCGGAAGCCATTAACTTTATGGCCACTTATGGCCGAGGGCTCATCTGTCTGTCCCTTGATTCAAGTATTGCAGATAAGCTTGATCTTCCCATGATGGTCGATCACAATACTTCCCAGTACGGGACTGGGTTTACGGTTTCCATTGAGGCCAAACGCGGTGTGACCACAGGTATCTCTGCCGCAGATAGGGCGACCACTATTTTGACGGCAGTGGACGATGAGACCGGACCCCAGGATATTGCAAGGCCCGGCCACATTTTTCCTTTGCGGGCCCGGGACGGTGGGGTTATGGTGCGCATCGGCCAGACCGAAGGCTCTGTAGATCTTGCACGCCTTGCCGGTCTGAAGCCGGCGGGTGTCATCTGTGAGATTATGGATGATGACGGTACCATGGCCCGGATGCCTTCCCTTGAAGAATTTGCTAAAAAGCACGGCATCGGCATCTGCACAGTGGCGGATCTTGTTAAATACCGGTTAAAAACAGAAAACTTTGTAAAACGGGCTGCTGAAACCGTTATTCCCACACGGGTGGGCGGTGAGTTCAGAATCATAGCCTATGAGAATGATATTGACAATCTTACCCATATTGCCCTGGTTAAGGGTGAAATTGACCCGGAAAAGGATATTCTGGTGCGGGTGCATTCCGAATGCATGACAGGTGATATTTTTTCTTCTTTGCGTTGTGACTGCCAGGATCAGCTCCGCAGGGCCATGAAAATGCTTGACGAGGAAGGCAGCGGCGTCATTCTGTATTTGCGCCAGGAGGGCCGGGGTATAGGCCTTGTGAACAAATTAAAAGCCTATGAATACCAGCGTCAAGGTCTGGATACGGTTCAGGCAAATGAAGCACTTGGATTTTCCGCTGACTTGCGTGATTACGGTGTTGGTGCCCAGATGCTGGTGGATCTGGGCGTACGCAAAATGCGTCTGCTCACGAATAATCCTAAGAAGATGGTGGGGCTTGAAGGTTACGGCCTGAGCGTTGTGGAACAGGTGCCCATTGAAGTGGCGCCCAATTGCTACAACCAGGGGTATTTGAAATGCAAGCAGGCCAAGATGGGCCATTTACTACATATAAAATAA